Proteins from a genomic interval of Epinephelus fuscoguttatus linkage group LG16, E.fuscoguttatus.final_Chr_v1:
- the pyroxd2 gene encoding pyridine nucleotide-disulfide oxidoreductase domain-containing protein 2 isoform X2 has protein sequence MRDPHAFTPMLEEGVGGAPPRSLTLGSDMAMNQREIGKFSQKDAQVFPDYVAHLDKLAGAIHPLLDAAPVDIPGVTAGSLRKRLAAAKTLMPIVKCGLKLGRNIPDFYEIITAPIMKILNRWFESEPLRATLATDAVIGAMTSPSNPGSGYVLLHHVMGELEKEKGAWGYVEGGMGGVSRAIANSARSYGVDIFTEKDVGQVLVGSDGAAKGVVLKDGTEIHSKVVLSNATPYVTFKNLTPQAALSPEFIKAVDQIDYTSPVTKINVAVDKLPNFLASPTPDNKPGPHHQCSIHLNCESVEVLETAYKEAMNGRPSAKPMLEMTIPSVLDPTLAPPGCHVVSLFTQFTPFHIDGKEWTDQDREAYADTAFDWVEQYAPGFKQSVVGRDILTPPDLERIFGLTGGNIFHGSMSLDQLYLARPLPLLSDYRSPIKGLYMCGSGAHPGGGVMGSPGWNAALTVMADMKRR, from the exons ATGAGGGACCCCCATGCTTTCACCCCCATGTTGGAGGAGGGGGTGGGAGGTGCCCCGCCAAGGTCTCTCACCCTGGGCTCAGATATGGCCATGAATCAGAGGGAGATCGGCAAGTTCTCACAGAAGGATGCTCAG GTGTTTCCAGACTATGTTGCACATCTTGATAAACTAGCAGGAGCTATCCACCCTCTCCTGGACGCTGCTCCTGTAGACATCCCAGGTGTTACTGCTGGATCACTGAGGAAGAGGCTGGCTGCAGCTAAAACACTGATGCCTATTGTCAAATGCG GTCTGAAACTGGGCAGAAACATTCCAGACTTTTATGAGATTATAACTGCACCAATAATGAAG ATCCTCAATCGATGGTTTGAGTCAGAGCCACTGAGAGCAACTCTGGCTACTGATGCTGTGATAGGAGCCATGACCAGTCCAAGTAATCCTGGTAGTGG GTATGTGCTCTTGCACCATGTGATGGGAGAGTTGGAGAAGGAGAAGGGAGCATGGGGTTATGTGGAGGGAGGCATGGGAGGCGTGTCTCGGGCTATTGCTAACTCTGCTCGATCCTACGGTGTAGACATTTTCACTGAGAAG GATGTTGGACAGGTCCTGGTCGGTTCAGATGGTGCTGCCAAGGGAGTGGTGCTAAAGGACGGCACAGAGATCCACAGTAAAGTTGTTTTATCAAACGCTACCCCATATGTTACCTTCAAGAACCTCACGCCACAG GCTGCTCTTTCTCCAGAGTTCATCAAAGCTGTAGATCAGATAGACTACACCTCCCCTGTCACCAAGATCAACG TGGCAGTGGACAAGCTACCTAACTTCCTAGCATCTCCCACACCAGATAATAAACCTGGACCCCACCATCAGTGCTCCATTCATCTCAACTGTGAAAGCGTGGAGGTGCTAGAGACTGCATACAAAGAGGCCATGAATGGACGTCCCTCAGCAAA ACCCATGCTGGAGATGACCATCCCCTCTGTGTTGGATCCTACTCTGGCTCCCCCTGGGTGCCACGTGGTGTCACTGTTCACCCAGTTCACCCCATTCCACATAGACGGCAAAGAGTGGACGGACCAGGACAGGGAGGCCTACGCAGACACAG CATTTGACTGGGTGGAGCAATACGCCCCTGGGTTTAAACAGTCGGTGGTGGGGAGGGACAtcctgactccacctgacctGGAGAGGATCTTTGGGCTCACTGGAGGg AATATCTTCCATGGATCAATGTCGCTGGATCAGCTCTACCTAGCACGACCTTTGCCCTTGCTGTCAGACTACCGTTCACCAATCAAAGGGCTGTATATGTGTGGCAGCGGCGCTCATCCAG GTGGTGGTGTGATGGGCTCTCCTGGCTGGAACGCAGCGCTCACTGTCATGGCTGACATGAAACGTCGCTGA
- the pyroxd2 gene encoding pyridine nucleotide-disulfide oxidoreductase domain-containing protein 2 isoform X1 — protein MAAAVWTDRGRRAVTVVGTVTRSSHTALKSQYDAVVIGGGHNGLVAAAYLQKGGLKTAVLERRHVLGGAAVSEELFPGFHFSRCSYLLSLLRPHIYADLELKKHGLKVYMRDPHAFTPMLEEGVGGAPPRSLTLGSDMAMNQREIGKFSQKDAQVFPDYVAHLDKLAGAIHPLLDAAPVDIPGVTAGSLRKRLAAAKTLMPIVKCGLKLGRNIPDFYEIITAPIMKILNRWFESEPLRATLATDAVIGAMTSPSNPGSGYVLLHHVMGELEKEKGAWGYVEGGMGGVSRAIANSARSYGVDIFTEKDVGQVLVGSDGAAKGVVLKDGTEIHSKVVLSNATPYVTFKNLTPQAALSPEFIKAVDQIDYTSPVTKINVAVDKLPNFLASPTPDNKPGPHHQCSIHLNCESVEVLETAYKEAMNGRPSAKPMLEMTIPSVLDPTLAPPGCHVVSLFTQFTPFHIDGKEWTDQDREAYADTAFDWVEQYAPGFKQSVVGRDILTPPDLERIFGLTGGNIFHGSMSLDQLYLARPLPLLSDYRSPIKGLYMCGSGAHPGGGVMGSPGWNAALTVMADMKRR, from the exons ATGGCTGCAGCGGTGTGGACTGATCGGGGACGGAGGGCTGTGACTGTAGTGGGGACAGTGACGAGATCCAGTCACACAGCTTTAAAATCCCAGTATGACGCAGTGGTCATCGGAGGAG GACACAATGGACTGGTGGCA gctgcCTATCTTCAGAAGGGAGGACTGAAGACAGCAGTGCTGGAGCGCAGACATGTGCTGGGAGGAGCAGCTGTTTCAGAGGAACTCTTCCCTG GTTTCCACTTCTCCAGGTGCTCCTATTTGCTCAGTTTATTAAGACCCCACATATACGCAGACTTGGAACTTAAG AAACATGGGCTGAAGGTGTATATGAGGGACCCCCATGCTTTCACCCCCATGTTGGAGGAGGGGGTGGGAGGTGCCCCGCCAAGGTCTCTCACCCTGGGCTCAGATATGGCCATGAATCAGAGGGAGATCGGCAAGTTCTCACAGAAGGATGCTCAG GTGTTTCCAGACTATGTTGCACATCTTGATAAACTAGCAGGAGCTATCCACCCTCTCCTGGACGCTGCTCCTGTAGACATCCCAGGTGTTACTGCTGGATCACTGAGGAAGAGGCTGGCTGCAGCTAAAACACTGATGCCTATTGTCAAATGCG GTCTGAAACTGGGCAGAAACATTCCAGACTTTTATGAGATTATAACTGCACCAATAATGAAG ATCCTCAATCGATGGTTTGAGTCAGAGCCACTGAGAGCAACTCTGGCTACTGATGCTGTGATAGGAGCCATGACCAGTCCAAGTAATCCTGGTAGTGG GTATGTGCTCTTGCACCATGTGATGGGAGAGTTGGAGAAGGAGAAGGGAGCATGGGGTTATGTGGAGGGAGGCATGGGAGGCGTGTCTCGGGCTATTGCTAACTCTGCTCGATCCTACGGTGTAGACATTTTCACTGAGAAG GATGTTGGACAGGTCCTGGTCGGTTCAGATGGTGCTGCCAAGGGAGTGGTGCTAAAGGACGGCACAGAGATCCACAGTAAAGTTGTTTTATCAAACGCTACCCCATATGTTACCTTCAAGAACCTCACGCCACAG GCTGCTCTTTCTCCAGAGTTCATCAAAGCTGTAGATCAGATAGACTACACCTCCCCTGTCACCAAGATCAACG TGGCAGTGGACAAGCTACCTAACTTCCTAGCATCTCCCACACCAGATAATAAACCTGGACCCCACCATCAGTGCTCCATTCATCTCAACTGTGAAAGCGTGGAGGTGCTAGAGACTGCATACAAAGAGGCCATGAATGGACGTCCCTCAGCAAA ACCCATGCTGGAGATGACCATCCCCTCTGTGTTGGATCCTACTCTGGCTCCCCCTGGGTGCCACGTGGTGTCACTGTTCACCCAGTTCACCCCATTCCACATAGACGGCAAAGAGTGGACGGACCAGGACAGGGAGGCCTACGCAGACACAG CATTTGACTGGGTGGAGCAATACGCCCCTGGGTTTAAACAGTCGGTGGTGGGGAGGGACAtcctgactccacctgacctGGAGAGGATCTTTGGGCTCACTGGAGGg AATATCTTCCATGGATCAATGTCGCTGGATCAGCTCTACCTAGCACGACCTTTGCCCTTGCTGTCAGACTACCGTTCACCAATCAAAGGGCTGTATATGTGTGGCAGCGGCGCTCATCCAG GTGGTGGTGTGATGGGCTCTCCTGGCTGGAACGCAGCGCTCACTGTCATGGCTGACATGAAACGTCGCTGA